A region of Ferruginibacter albus DNA encodes the following proteins:
- a CDS encoding helix-turn-helix domain-containing protein produces MPAKKQLSVNVSSLKKQIGENIEYIRHQKKKSIKEIASFLNLTHTAYRNIERGISEVSVIKIFQIALLLNVNAADILDIETTKHRNASLTTTLFPQSDKNEAIKQHKEEIAFLRKQLEMVVHKL; encoded by the coding sequence ATGCCAGCTAAAAAACAGTTATCCGTTAATGTTAGTTCTCTAAAAAAACAAATAGGAGAAAACATTGAATATATCCGTCATCAAAAGAAAAAAAGTATAAAAGAAATAGCATCCTTTCTTAACCTTACACACACAGCTTACAGAAATATTGAAAGAGGAATATCAGAAGTCAGTGTTATAAAAATATTCCAGATCGCATTATTATTAAATGTAAACGCAGCAGACATTTTAGATATAGAGACTACTAAACACAGAAATGCAAGTTTAACTACAACTCTCTTCCCCCAATCAGACAAAAATGAAGCAATTAAACAACATAAAGAAGAAATAGCTTTTTTAAGAAAACAGTTGGAAATGGTTGTTCACAAACTCTAG